The Streptomyces venezuelae genomic interval GGGCGCCGGCGAGGGCCGAGCCGGCGTTGCCCCAGAGGAGCCGGGGCGAGATCCGGCCGTCGCGGCGCAGCGCCGCGTGCAGCGGGACGAGGTGGGCCTCCTGGACGGCCTCGCGGAGGGCGTCGACCGTGGCGGGGCGGGTCTCCGCACCGGACCACCACAGGTCGTCGGGGGAGGTCAGGGCCCCGTCCCAGTACAGCTCGCCGGGGGCGAGGCCGGGGAAGGCGCCGTACAGCGCGGCCGGCCCCAGCGCGGTCGACCAGAGCCTGGCCGCGAGGCCGAGGTGGGCGACGGAGGCCCCGACCCGCCGCTCGGGGGCGTGGAGCCGGGCGGCGACCCGGTCGACGCGCGCGGCGAGGGGGCCGTCCTCCCCCGCGTACAGCAGGGCGAGGGGGCGGTGGTCCCCTCCGGTCTCCGGCGCGGTGGTCCGCAGCGCGAAGAATCCGCCCACCGACCCGCTCTCGACGAGATCCAGCTCCGGTCCCACGCGTCTGCCCCCAGCTTTCTCGTCTCCGCGGCGGGTCCTGCCCGCCCGTCCATGATTCTTCCGCACCGGGGACAGGGTGCCGGAATGATCCCGTTCCACCCCTTCCGACCTGCGCGGGCGTACTTCTCCGGGCGTACGCGCGCGCCGTGTACTGCGACGGCGGTAGCACGCGAAGCGTTCCCTGGTACGACGCCGAATCCGCCCGGAAGAGAGATCGTGGAAGGTATGAGCCCACTCCTGCTGTCCGTGCTCCTGTCCCTGGTCTCGGCGCTCGCCTACGCTGCCGCCGCGATCGTGCAGGAGCGGGTCGCGGCCTCCGCCGCCGGTCCGCGCTACGCGCCGCTGCGCAGCCCGGCGTGGTGGGTGTCCGTCCTGCTCAACGGTCTCGGCGCGACCCTGCACGTGGCCGCGCTCGCCTACGGTCCGCTCAGCCTGGTCCAGCCGCTGGGCGCCCTCACGATCGTCTTCGCGCTGCCCATGGCGGCCCTCTTCGTCGGCCGCCGGGCCGGGCGGCGGGCCTGGCGCGGCGCCCTCATGGCCACGGTCGGCCTCGCCGGCCTGCTGAGCCTGACGAACGGCTCCGACGCGCAGTCGCTCGCCGACGGGGAGCGGTGGCTGCTCGCGGCGGGCACGTCCGCCGTGGTGGCCGTCCTGTTCGCGGCGGCGCACCTGGTGGGCCGGTCCGTGCTGCGCAGCGTGATCCTGGCCGCCGCGGCCGGCGTCTCCTTCGGCATGGCCTCGGTCTTCACCAAGTCCGTGGCCGAGGAGTGGACCTCCGGCGCCCCGCTCGCCGAATGGACGGGCCTGCTCGTGCTCTCGGCGCTCGCCGTGACCGGACTGCTCCTCTCGCAGGCCTCCTACCGGGGCGCGGGGCTGGCCGCCCCGCTCGCCACGGTCACCGTGGTGAACCCGGTGGTCGCGGCGGCCGTGGGCCTCACGCT includes:
- a CDS encoding DMT family transporter, whose product is MSPLLLSVLLSLVSALAYAAAAIVQERVAASAAGPRYAPLRSPAWWVSVLLNGLGATLHVAALAYGPLSLVQPLGALTIVFALPMAALFVGRRAGRRAWRGALMATVGLAGLLSLTNGSDAQSLADGERWLLAAGTSAVVAVLFAAAHLVGRSVLRSVILAAAAGVSFGMASVFTKSVAEEWTSGAPLAEWTGLLVLSALAVTGLLLSQASYRGAGLAAPLATVTVVNPVVAAAVGLTLFGESFRYGTAGTVAALICGAVAAGGLVQLTLDRMTVAPEARSVPDPESSASRSPSSAPRSDGDAPRPEVGQRIDVGAVPGTRPYLEVEMRSRAVAGRP
- a CDS encoding (2Fe-2S)-binding protein: MDLVESGSVGGFFALRTTAPETGGDHRPLALLYAGEDGPLAARVDRVAARLHAPERRVGASVAHLGLAARLWSTALGPAALYGAFPGLAPGELYWDGALTSPDDLWWSGAETRPATVDALREAVQEAHLVPLHAALRRDGRISPRLLWGNAGSALAGALRELTRWARARDRPEVAERAAALVSGLLDHPDLAGTVRGPRLRRSSCCLYYRCPGGGLCGDCVFDHAPRTGLEARPPAP